In Anoplopoma fimbria isolate UVic2021 breed Golden Eagle Sablefish chromosome 12, Afim_UVic_2022, whole genome shotgun sequence, one DNA window encodes the following:
- the gss gene encoding glutathione synthetase: protein MAQGIPDEIMMDATLIEDFAEVAKDVALLQGVLMRIQESSNSSELVTYAPFTLFPTPVPKAVFLQALAVQTHYNTLVDKISQDPDFLQEALTSTIEVDDFTARLFRIHQQILTEGRAQSIVLGLNRSDYMLDQGEDGSSSLKQIEINTIAASFGGLSSRTADVHRHVLKVAGKLEESQRILDNNPASGLARAVAKAWELYGSERAAVMFLVEESQRNIFDQRYIESELWKRNIPTIRKRFDDVCKTGSLDQDKKLFVGGQEVAVVYFRNGYMPQNYISEQTWDARLLMERSLAVKCPDISTHLAGTKKVQQVLARPGVLERFFPDQPRVVEQIRATFAGLYTLDMGPEGDKTVEMALAAPDRFVLKPQREGGGNNIYGSEICRVLHGAEGSTERTAYILMDKIHPAPVRNYLLRRDAPLKISNCLSELGVFGTYVRQGKDMVMNECAGHLLRTKSSEHSDGGVAAGVAVLDNPLLV from the exons ATGGCCCAGGGGATACCAGACGAGATCATGATGGATGCTACGCTGATAGAGGACTTTGCAGAGGTGGCAAAAGATGTAGCACTTCTGCAGGGTGTCCTCATGAGGATCCAAGAGTCCTCCAACTCATCAGAG CTGGTGACGTATGCTCCGTTCACTCTCTTCCCCACACCTGTGCCTAAGGCTGTGTTCCTCCAGGCTCTGGCAGTGCAAACACACTACAACACGCTGGTGGACAAGATCAGCCAAGATCCAGACTTTCTGCAAGAGGCACTAACCAG cacCATTGAAGTGGACGATTTCACCGCAAGGTTGTTCAGGATCCATCAACAAATCCTAACAGAAGGAAGGGCTCAG TCCATTGTGTTGGGTCTCAACCGGTCCGACTACATGCTGGACCAGGGGGAGGACGGGTCGTCGTCTCTGAAGCAAATTGAAATCAACACCATTGCTGCCAGTTTCGGTGGTCTCTCGTCACGCACGGCAGATGTTCACCG ACATGTCCTCAAGGTGGCTGGGAAACTGGAGGAGAGCCAGCGGATCCTTGACAACAATCCTGCCTCTGGTCTGGCCAGGGCTGTTGCCAAAGCCTGGGAGCTCTATGGATCAGAGAG AGCAGCCGTCATGTTCTTGGTGGAGGAGAGCCAAAGGAACATCTTTGATCAGCGATACATAGAGAGCGAACTGTGGAAGAG GAACATTCCCACAATAAGAAAGCGGTTCGACGATGTTTGTAAAACAGGGTCCCTTGATCAGGACAAGAAGCTATTTGT TGGTGGCCAAGAGGTTGCAGTGGTGTACTTCAGGAACGGCTACATGCCTCAGAACTACATTTCGGAACAG ACTTGGGACGCTCGTCTCCTGATGGAGCGCTCCCTGGCCGTGAAATGTCCAGATATCAGCACCCACCTCGCTGGAACCAAGAAGGTCCAGCAGGTGCTCGCCAGACCCGGAGTCCTGGAGAGGTTTTTCCCCGACCAGCCCCGAGTGGTGGAGCAGATCAGAGCGACGTTCGCCGGCCTCTACACTCTAGACATG GGCCCAGAGGGTGACAAAACGGTGGAAATGGCTTTGGCAGCACCGGACCGGTTTGTCCTGAAGCCCCAGCGAGAAGGAGGAG GGAACAACATCTATGGATCGGAGATCTGCCGGGTCCTGCACGGAGCGGAGGGGAGCACGGAGAGGACGGCCTACATTCTGATGGACAAAATCCACCCCGCCCCCGTACGGAACTACCTGCTGAGACGAGACGCCCCTCTCAAAATCAGTAACTGCCTCAGTGAGCTGGGAGTGTTTGGAACATATGTCAG GCAAGGTAAAGACATGGTGATGAACGAGTGCGCGGGCCATCTGCTGAGGACCAAGAGTTCCGAGCACTCGGACGGAGGCGTGGCAGCGGGAGTGGCCGTGCTCGACAACCCCCTTCTCGTCTGA